The proteins below are encoded in one region of Macrococcus armenti:
- a CDS encoding aldo/keto reductase: MKINYTKSGIPLSAFGLGAMNLPTDQEQTNEILKAAIDNQITYIDTADLYQKGKNEAIIGKFLKENKLRQDVIIGSKVGNAFNMNNDEVTWDPSAKHIKEGIINSLKRLNTDYIDLYMLHGGTIEDNKEEVIHTFESLKKEGIIRAYGISSIRPNVIDYYLKHSNIDTIMMQFNLIDNRPESLIDSIESKDVKILARGPLMKGLLTDKYESILDRKFREGTLDLSYESIKHALETANKSGNLSELSYEYLMQFPVASIVNGASSKAQLISNIRHFENVMKSETNNRTINDIRKMFSNLEYKDHLV; this comes from the coding sequence TTGAAGATAAATTATACAAAAAGTGGCATCCCTTTATCAGCATTCGGATTAGGCGCAATGAACTTGCCTACGGACCAGGAACAAACAAACGAAATTCTTAAAGCAGCGATAGACAATCAAATTACATATATAGATACAGCAGATTTGTATCAAAAAGGTAAAAACGAAGCAATTATCGGTAAGTTTTTAAAAGAAAACAAATTAAGGCAAGACGTTATCATCGGTTCTAAAGTTGGAAATGCATTTAATATGAATAACGATGAGGTCACATGGGATCCATCTGCAAAACATATTAAAGAAGGTATTATAAACAGTTTGAAACGATTAAACACAGATTATATCGATTTATATATGCTACACGGTGGGACTATTGAAGACAATAAGGAAGAAGTGATACATACTTTTGAATCACTTAAAAAAGAAGGTATTATTCGCGCTTACGGGATAAGCTCAATTAGGCCGAATGTAATTGATTACTACTTAAAACACAGTAATATTGATACGATTATGATGCAGTTCAACTTAATTGATAATCGACCTGAAAGTTTGATTGACAGCATAGAAAGTAAAGACGTAAAAATATTGGCACGTGGTCCACTTATGAAAGGATTACTTACAGACAAATATGAGAGCATTCTCGATCGTAAGTTCCGAGAAGGTACACTTGACCTCAGTTATGAATCGATAAAGCATGCGCTTGAAACAGCAAATAAATCAGGCAATTTATCTGAGTTATCTTACGAATACTTAATGCAGTTCCCTGTCGCTTCGATAGTAAATGGTGCATCTTCTAAAGCACAGTTAATATCAAACATCAGACATTTTGAAAATGTAATGAAAAGTGAAACTAACAATCGCACGATCAATGACATCAGAAAGATGTTCAGCAATCTTGAATATAAGGATCATCTCGTATGA
- a CDS encoding M20/M25/M40 family metallo-hydrolase, translating into MNRTRLVNTFIELVKIDSETGHERQIADHLIDLFRNLGLTVVEDDTQKETGFGAGNLFITLDGDATRKPLLLSCHMDTVTPGKGIEPIITDDIIHTDGTTILGADDKAGIATIIEAIQTIKEQNIEHGPIQIVITVGEESSLVGSSALDGKMLVNGLGYALDAGGKVGVTVNQAPTNATIEVTIKGTTAHAGIEPEKGVSAINIASRAINNMKLGRIDDETTANIGRIEGGDKTNIVADKCYILAEARSLSEEKMNAQVNHMKEAILTAAAELGGSADINVTVNYPSFKVDENSEVVQIAKQSALNIGRTPEVIPTGGGSDANFINGHGVPTVVLAVGYEKIHTVNECMPIIEMEKLTEQVIEIIKIV; encoded by the coding sequence ATGAACAGAACGCGATTAGTAAATACGTTTATTGAGCTTGTAAAGATTGATAGTGAAACAGGACATGAGCGACAAATAGCCGATCATCTTATTGATTTATTTCGTAATCTTGGTTTAACAGTTGTTGAAGATGACACTCAAAAAGAAACAGGTTTCGGTGCAGGTAATTTATTCATTACACTAGATGGTGACGCAACACGTAAACCTTTATTATTATCATGTCATATGGATACTGTTACACCAGGTAAAGGGATTGAGCCTATTATTACGGATGATATCATTCATACAGATGGAACTACAATTTTAGGTGCAGATGATAAGGCAGGGATTGCAACAATTATAGAAGCGATTCAAACGATTAAGGAACAGAATATCGAGCACGGTCCTATCCAGATTGTAATTACAGTAGGGGAAGAATCTTCACTTGTAGGTTCTAGTGCTCTTGATGGCAAAATGTTAGTCAATGGTTTAGGTTATGCACTTGATGCAGGTGGAAAAGTCGGCGTTACCGTAAATCAGGCGCCTACAAATGCAACGATTGAAGTAACGATTAAAGGAACTACTGCACATGCAGGTATCGAACCTGAAAAAGGTGTAAGTGCAATTAACATTGCTTCTCGTGCAATAAACAATATGAAACTCGGTCGTATTGATGATGAGACGACAGCGAATATCGGACGTATTGAAGGTGGAGATAAAACGAATATTGTTGCTGATAAATGTTATATTCTAGCTGAAGCAAGAAGTTTAAGTGAAGAAAAAATGAACGCACAAGTAAATCATATGAAAGAAGCAATTTTAACAGCTGCGGCTGAACTCGGTGGTAGTGCTGATATTAATGTGACGGTCAACTATCCTTCATTTAAAGTTGATGAAAATAGTGAAGTTGTTCAAATCGCGAAACAATCGGCATTAAATATTGGTAGAACACCGGAAGTAATCCCAACAGGTGGGGGTAGCGATGCAAACTTCATTAACGGCCATGGTGTGCCGACTGTAGTACTTGCAGTAGGTTATGAAAAAATTCACACTGTAAATGAATGCATGCCAATCATTGAAATGGAAAAGCTTACAGAGCAAGTTATTGAAATTATTAAGATAGTATAA
- the rnz gene encoding ribonuclease Z — protein MKIICLGTSAGLPTKERKTQTTVLSLNPHYNEYWMFDCGEAAQHQILHTNIKLGKLTRIFITHLHGDHIFGLPGILTSRSFQGGERKPLTIYGPVGIRAFVETTLEISTSHLNYPLEIIEVSDKQCFQIHDINIKVALLKHGVPSFGYRVQMPDIQGNLIKEKLIEQGIMPGPIYKQFKNNAVVTIDKITYDTAQFKTESKKGKVLVFYGDTMPCENEMLLAHDADVIVHECTYLDGDIDLSHKYFHSHFEDVKQLVNQCNVKHLIINHVSNRYTREDIQCLLTEIEHQLNCTVHIADDFYNYELK, from the coding sequence ATGAAAATTATTTGTTTAGGAACGAGCGCCGGTTTACCTACGAAAGAGCGTAAGACACAAACGACAGTTTTATCTTTGAATCCACATTACAATGAATACTGGATGTTTGATTGTGGTGAAGCTGCACAACATCAAATTTTACATACGAATATTAAACTCGGTAAGCTAACACGTATCTTTATTACGCATCTTCATGGAGATCATATATTTGGATTGCCCGGAATTCTTACATCGCGCAGTTTTCAAGGTGGAGAGCGTAAGCCTTTAACGATATACGGTCCAGTAGGCATTCGAGCGTTTGTTGAAACAACACTTGAAATTTCAACATCTCATCTGAACTATCCGCTTGAAATTATAGAAGTTAGTGACAAACAATGCTTCCAAATACATGATATTAATATTAAAGTTGCATTGCTAAAACACGGAGTGCCATCATTTGGTTATCGTGTACAAATGCCAGATATTCAAGGTAACTTAATAAAAGAAAAATTGATTGAACAAGGCATAATGCCGGGGCCGATTTATAAGCAATTTAAAAATAATGCTGTTGTTACAATTGATAAAATTACATATGACACAGCTCAGTTCAAAACAGAAAGTAAAAAAGGGAAAGTATTAGTATTCTATGGAGATACTATGCCATGTGAAAATGAAATGTTACTTGCGCACGATGCAGACGTCATTGTTCATGAATGTACTTACCTCGATGGTGATATTGATTTAAGCCATAAGTATTTTCATAGTCATTTTGAAGATGTAAAACAACTCGTTAATCAATGCAATGTTAAACATTTAATTATTAATCATGTGAGTAATCGATATACACGTGAAGATATTCAATGTTTACTTACAGAAATTGAGCATCAGCTTAATTGTACTGTTCATATTGCTGATGACTTTTATAATTATGAATTAAAATAA
- a CDS encoding alpha/beta hydrolase, which produces MKSKTIINTLLGLSVASGITSSITGIIASNYLLNFKLRDVEVIRRREIKAKRLDEAAFQALNPKDVTIQSRNGYNLSGTVVKPHNHNHWMIFCHGVTENKITSIKYLNLFISLGFNGIIFDHRRHGQSEGHYSTYGYYEKIDLESVITYLKEHYGYDIKFGVHGESMGAATTLLYAGELANEAEFYISDCAFSNFSLLLTQIIEQKSYIGSGFLLYSLNQMLRFRTHFTLNQVSPIKVIHNIEQPILFIHSKPDTFIPYTHSVALYNKKQGPKMRWYPEHGGHAASYNVNPLTYKEKVKQFLTQYDLLPPAETDMQLKL; this is translated from the coding sequence ATGAAATCAAAAACGATAATCAATACTTTACTCGGTCTTTCTGTTGCAAGCGGCATTACTTCCAGTATTACAGGAATCATTGCATCTAATTATTTGCTAAACTTCAAATTACGTGATGTAGAGGTAATTAGAAGACGTGAAATAAAAGCGAAGCGACTTGATGAAGCGGCTTTTCAAGCACTTAATCCTAAAGATGTTACAATTCAATCCCGAAATGGATACAACTTGAGTGGAACGGTTGTAAAACCTCATAACCATAATCACTGGATGATTTTCTGTCATGGTGTTACAGAAAACAAAATTACAAGTATTAAATATTTAAACTTATTTATATCGCTCGGCTTTAATGGTATTATATTCGATCATAGAAGACATGGACAAAGTGAAGGTCATTATTCAACGTATGGGTATTATGAAAAAATTGATTTAGAAAGTGTTATCACCTACTTAAAAGAGCATTATGGATATGATATTAAATTTGGTGTTCACGGTGAATCTATGGGTGCTGCAACGACATTACTCTATGCCGGAGAGCTTGCAAACGAAGCTGAATTTTATATTTCTGACTGTGCATTCAGTAATTTCAGTTTGTTGTTAACACAAATTATCGAACAAAAGTCATATATCGGAAGTGGCTTTTTGCTCTATTCACTAAATCAAATGCTGAGATTCAGAACTCACTTCACTTTAAACCAAGTATCGCCAATTAAAGTGATTCATAATATTGAGCAACCGATCTTATTCATTCATTCTAAACCTGATACATTCATACCATATACGCATTCTGTAGCACTTTATAACAAAAAGCAAGGTCCAAAAATGCGCTGGTATCCAGAACATGGGGGACACGCTGCCAGCTACAATGTGAATCCATTAACTTACAAAGAAAAAGTAAAGCAATTTCTGACGCAATATGACTTATTACCACCTGCAGAAACAGACATGCAATTAAAACTATAA
- a CDS encoding SDR family NAD(P)-dependent oxidoreductase, with translation MNKTILITGATGGVGYNTAVKLLEEGHHLILCGRNISSLDKLAKAYPQCTVIKCDFSNADSTIKFVEKIKDIDFDVVIFSAGYAQYANIKQLSIEEMDAMNYVNYQSIYVITKSLLKQHKLPHIIVLGSLSAYSATPGGAIYSASKAALNQLMNALRLENPSLNVTMINTGPIDTAFIYKATGKISRLNQLIMIKTDSIVSDIVKVIKHPKHEINRPLWMYAGLKIYNIAPRTIERILKPLFMTKL, from the coding sequence ATGAATAAAACGATATTAATTACGGGTGCAACGGGTGGTGTAGGATATAATACAGCAGTGAAACTTCTTGAAGAAGGACATCACTTAATTTTATGTGGCAGAAATATTTCCAGCCTGGATAAACTCGCTAAAGCGTATCCGCAGTGCACAGTAATAAAATGTGATTTTAGCAATGCTGACTCGACAATAAAATTTGTGGAAAAAATTAAAGATATAGACTTTGATGTCGTTATTTTCAGTGCAGGATATGCACAATATGCAAATATAAAGCAGTTATCAATTGAAGAGATGGATGCTATGAATTATGTAAATTATCAAAGTATATATGTGATAACAAAATCTTTGCTGAAACAACATAAACTACCACATATTATCGTACTCGGTTCATTATCTGCATATAGTGCGACACCAGGTGGTGCAATTTATTCAGCGAGTAAGGCTGCATTAAATCAGTTGATGAATGCACTAAGACTTGAAAATCCGAGTCTTAATGTTACGATGATCAACACTGGGCCAATTGATACCGCATTTATATATAAAGCTACAGGTAAAATTTCACGTTTAAATCAATTAATTATGATTAAAACGGATTCAATCGTTTCAGATATTGTTAAAGTTATCAAACATCCGAAACATGAAATTAACCGTCCGCTGTGGATGTATGCGGGTTTAAAAATATACAATATTGCACCACGTACAATTGAACGCATATTAAAGCCACTTTTTATGACAAAGTTATAA
- the gndA gene encoding NADP-dependent phosphogluconate dehydrogenase, which yields MSKQQIGVIGLAVMGKNLAWNIESRGNSVSVYNRSREKTDQMMEESIGKNIHPAYTLEDFVDSLEKPRKIMMMVKAGEATDKTIESLLPLLDKGDILIDGGNTNYNDTVRRNAYLSDKGINFIGTGVSGGEEGALHGPSIMPGGQKEAYELVKPILESIAAKANDGKPCVAYIGPDGAGHYVKMVHNGIEYADMQLIAESYDLMKNVLNMNHKEIADTFKSWNEGELDSYLIEITADIFNKLDEDGTPLVEKVLDKAGQKGTGKWTSINALDLGVPLTIITESVFARTISSQKEERVIAHEAIQNEKSSYEGDKAEFLEAIREALYMSKICCYAQGFAQMKEASNSYNWDLQLGDLAMIWREGCIIRAQFLQKIKDAYDNNNDLQNLLLDPYFKAIVEKYQHSLRKVASTAIMTGTPVPTFASAINYFDSYTAKDLPANLIQAQRDYFGAHTYERKDKAGTYHTDWK from the coding sequence ATGAGTAAACAACAAATTGGAGTTATTGGACTTGCAGTAATGGGTAAAAATTTAGCGTGGAATATTGAGTCTCGTGGAAATTCTGTATCAGTTTATAACCGTTCACGTGAAAAGACGGATCAAATGATGGAAGAATCAATCGGTAAAAATATTCATCCTGCTTATACGCTTGAAGATTTTGTAGACAGTCTTGAAAAGCCAAGAAAAATTATGATGATGGTTAAAGCTGGAGAAGCAACAGATAAAACAATTGAAAGTTTACTCCCTTTATTAGATAAAGGTGATATTTTAATTGACGGTGGTAACACAAATTACAATGATACTGTAAGACGTAACGCTTATTTATCAGATAAAGGCATTAATTTTATCGGAACAGGTGTATCAGGTGGTGAGGAAGGTGCTTTACACGGACCTTCTATAATGCCAGGTGGACAAAAGGAAGCATATGAACTTGTTAAACCAATTCTGGAATCAATTGCAGCAAAAGCAAATGATGGTAAGCCATGTGTTGCTTATATCGGACCGGACGGTGCTGGTCATTACGTAAAAATGGTTCATAACGGTATTGAATATGCTGATATGCAGCTTATCGCTGAAAGTTATGATTTAATGAAAAATGTATTAAATATGAATCATAAAGAAATTGCAGATACTTTCAAATCATGGAATGAGGGCGAATTAGACAGTTACTTAATTGAAATTACAGCTGATATATTCAATAAGCTTGACGAAGATGGTACACCGCTTGTTGAGAAGGTTTTAGACAAAGCAGGTCAAAAAGGTACAGGTAAATGGACTTCAATAAATGCATTAGATTTAGGCGTGCCATTAACGATTATTACAGAGTCTGTATTTGCAAGAACAATTTCAAGTCAAAAAGAAGAACGCGTTATCGCACATGAAGCAATTCAAAACGAAAAATCTTCATATGAAGGTGACAAGGCTGAATTTTTAGAAGCAATAAGAGAAGCACTTTATATGAGTAAAATTTGTTGTTATGCACAAGGCTTTGCGCAAATGAAAGAAGCATCAAACAGCTATAACTGGGATTTACAATTAGGTGACCTTGCAATGATCTGGCGTGAGGGTTGTATTATTCGTGCGCAATTTTTACAGAAAATTAAAGACGCATATGACAATAATAACGACTTACAAAATTTATTGCTTGATCCTTACTTTAAAGCAATTGTCGAAAAGTACCAGCATAGTTTAAGAAAAGTAGCGTCAACCGCTATTATGACTGGAACTCCAGTACCTACATTTGCATCAGCTATTAATTATTTTGATTCTTATACAGCTAAAGATTTACCGGCTAACTTAATACAGGCGCAACGTGACTACTTTGGTGCCCATACTTATGAACGTAAAGATAAAGCAGGCACATACCATACAGATTGGAAGTAA
- a CDS encoding aromatic acid exporter family protein: MKIRPYRIGFRTVKTAFGMALGVIICKLLGLDNYASAAILVVLCVKNTRVKSLQAASARFFSCTIGLLFSYIFFTNLGFHAVVLGLLVLVFIPVTVMFRIEEGVVTSCVIILHCFNFGYINWHVIINELTLIIVGLTIALMLNLYMPSLSKDLQRYKNIIETDLQLIVAKLSDALMYPDIILSKNKLKQLHITIEEAKSVAYTEVENHFTRNENSYYHYFDMREDQLELLYRMVDLINQMGHCDKLHVNCSNLLLDLSNNISSNNFTAMRLHDLYAIMLEVEQYPLPQSNAQMKSRAALMQLLNEIEHYLEIKSNFGSLKLY; encoded by the coding sequence ATGAAAATAAGACCTTATAGAATAGGTTTTAGAACAGTAAAAACAGCATTCGGGATGGCGCTAGGTGTAATTATTTGTAAGCTGTTAGGGCTTGATAATTATGCCTCAGCAGCTATCCTTGTTGTTTTATGTGTAAAAAATACACGCGTTAAATCTCTTCAGGCTGCAAGTGCAAGATTCTTTTCGTGTACGATTGGATTATTATTTTCTTATATTTTCTTTACGAATTTAGGGTTTCATGCGGTTGTGCTAGGATTACTTGTTTTAGTTTTTATTCCAGTTACGGTCATGTTTCGGATTGAAGAAGGTGTCGTTACGAGTTGTGTTATTATACTGCATTGTTTTAATTTCGGTTACATCAACTGGCATGTCATTATAAATGAACTAACACTCATTATCGTTGGTCTTACTATTGCATTAATGCTTAATTTATATATGCCGAGTTTATCAAAGGATTTACAACGATATAAAAATATTATTGAAACAGATCTTCAGCTCATTGTTGCTAAATTAAGTGATGCATTAATGTATCCTGATATTATATTAAGTAAAAATAAATTAAAACAATTACATATTACAATTGAAGAGGCGAAGTCTGTCGCATATACAGAGGTTGAAAATCATTTTACACGAAATGAAAACTCGTATTATCATTATTTTGATATGCGAGAAGACCAGCTCGAATTACTTTATCGTATGGTAGATTTAATTAATCAGATGGGCCATTGTGATAAGCTGCATGTCAATTGTAGTAATTTACTACTGGATTTATCGAATAATATTTCGAGTAATAACTTTACTGCAATGCGATTACATGATTTATATGCAATTATGTTAGAAGTAGAGCAATATCCTTTACCCCAATCAAATGCTCAGATGAAATCACGTGCAGCACTGATGCAGTTATTAAATGAAATTGAACATTATTTAGAAATTAAATCAAATTTCGGTTCATTGAAACTTTATTAA
- a CDS encoding helix-turn-helix domain-containing protein — MIYRKSDVMQSIEVVQKSIVYLEDHLLTPFTFDDMSDYLEESAFHINQSFTMITGMNIDEYVYCRKMTEAAKYLLNGNYRLVDVAEKYGFNNAHEFSTAFSEFHSISPLQARSNPERLKMQERIYLQLSVTQTPPMHYEIKPIDNIEIVGKSIRLDNEALLNHFFIPDLIYNENRDGLIDTLLKISSDNKLYVTLQPVFNGVQLFLGVKSPRTYEYESSFIHSMNYAIFHSRGNLDYIFNEIWHSIERQVDLQINYLRNEQYIYVFPGDYAFDNDLNKVELLIPVSKA; from the coding sequence ATGATATATAGGAAGAGTGATGTTATGCAATCTATAGAAGTAGTTCAAAAATCTATCGTTTATTTGGAAGACCATCTACTCACACCATTCACTTTTGATGATATGAGTGATTATTTAGAAGAAAGTGCATTCCACATTAATCAATCTTTCACAATGATTACAGGCATGAACATTGATGAATATGTATATTGTAGAAAAATGACAGAAGCTGCGAAGTATTTATTAAATGGTAATTACAGACTTGTTGATGTTGCAGAGAAATATGGATTTAATAATGCTCATGAATTCAGTACTGCTTTCAGTGAATTTCATTCAATATCTCCATTACAGGCAAGATCGAATCCAGAACGTCTTAAAATGCAGGAACGAATTTACCTCCAGCTATCAGTTACACAAACACCGCCAATGCATTACGAAATTAAACCTATCGATAATATAGAAATTGTTGGTAAAAGCATAAGACTGGACAACGAAGCTTTACTCAATCACTTCTTTATTCCTGATTTGATTTATAATGAAAATAGAGATGGATTAATAGATACACTTTTAAAAATAAGCAGTGATAATAAATTATATGTTACTCTTCAACCTGTGTTTAATGGTGTACAACTATTTCTTGGCGTAAAGTCGCCAAGAACGTATGAATATGAATCAAGTTTCATACATAGTATGAATTATGCAATATTTCATTCAAGAGGAAACTTAGACTATATATTTAATGAAATCTGGCATTCTATAGAGAGACAAGTTGATCTACAAATCAATTATTTAAGGAATGAACAATACATATATGTATTCCCTGGGGATTATGCATTCGATAATGATTTAAATAAAGTTGAACTGCTAATACCTGTGTCTAAAGCATAA
- a CDS encoding BrxA/BrxB family bacilliredoxin translates to MDMNFNMYMEDFINTARQEIESAGYKQLTTPEAVTEAFNKPGTTFVMINSVCGCAGGIARPAAAHAIHYDKVPNQLVTVFAGQDKEATATAREYFEGYPPSSPSFALLKDGKIISMIERHEIEGHDPMSVITSIQALFEEHCEER, encoded by the coding sequence ATGGACATGAATTTTAATATGTATATGGAAGACTTTATCAATACTGCGAGACAAGAAATTGAAAGTGCCGGATATAAACAGTTAACGACTCCAGAAGCTGTAACAGAAGCGTTCAATAAGCCAGGTACAACATTTGTAATGATCAATTCAGTTTGTGGATGTGCAGGCGGAATCGCGCGTCCAGCAGCAGCACATGCGATTCATTATGATAAAGTACCGAATCAGCTTGTAACTGTTTTTGCAGGTCAGGATAAAGAGGCAACAGCGACTGCACGTGAATACTTTGAAGGTTATCCACCTTCAAGCCCATCTTTCGCATTATTAAAAGATGGAAAAATCATTTCAATGATTGAAAGACATGAAATTGAAGGTCATGATCCGATGAGCGTTATTACTAGTATCCAGGCGCTATTCGAAGAACATTGTGAAGAGCGTTAA
- the zwf gene encoding glucose-6-phosphate dehydrogenase has translation MKKYKRILIESRLSILDIEKQNIPCLITIFGATGDLSHRKLFPSLFHLFQQGNLNEQIAIIGIGRRDWTNDKFRSEIKASIEKFVEDTHKIDVFMSHVFYQSHDVNDLASYESLKVLSDELDSTFNLLGNRLFYLAMAPEFFGTVSDHLKSSGLTKTTGFKRLIIEKPFGTDLKSAEILNKQIRKSFKEEEIYRIDHYLGKDMVQNIEVIRFSNAMFEPLWNNKYISNIQVTSSEVLGVEDRGGYYDKSGALKDMVQNHMLQIVSLLAMEPPISLSSEDIRNEKVKALRSIRKIQPEHVRSYFVRGQYDAGEINGEKVKKYRDEDNVAPDSNTPTFVAAKVMLDNFRWAGVPFYIRTGKRMKEKEIRVVVEFKEMPMNLYYQKDKELDSNLLIINIQPNEGIELHLNARKYIEGIDTEPVKLSYAMTTQDKMNTVDAYEGLIYDCLRGDATNFTHWEELKATWSYVDTVAEYWDKNPAPFPNYPAGSNGPIKSELLLSRDNFHWWDF, from the coding sequence ATGAAAAAATATAAAAGAATATTAATAGAATCGAGGTTATCTATTTTGGATATTGAAAAGCAAAATATTCCCTGTCTCATCACGATTTTTGGAGCTACAGGTGATTTAAGTCATAGAAAGTTATTCCCATCATTGTTTCACCTATTCCAGCAAGGAAACCTAAATGAACAGATAGCGATTATTGGTATCGGCCGTAGAGACTGGACAAATGATAAATTTCGCAGTGAAATTAAGGCTTCAATTGAAAAATTTGTTGAAGATACACATAAAATAGACGTTTTTATGTCACATGTATTTTATCAGTCACATGATGTAAATGATTTAGCGAGTTATGAATCATTAAAGGTTTTATCGGATGAGCTGGATAGTACGTTTAATTTACTTGGTAACCGTCTCTTTTATTTAGCGATGGCACCTGAATTTTTTGGCACAGTATCAGATCATCTAAAATCAAGTGGCCTGACGAAAACAACTGGTTTCAAACGTTTAATTATAGAAAAACCATTTGGAACTGATTTAAAATCAGCAGAAATATTAAACAAGCAAATACGTAAATCATTTAAAGAGGAAGAAATTTACCGTATTGATCATTATCTCGGAAAAGATATGGTTCAGAATATTGAAGTTATCCGTTTTAGTAATGCGATGTTCGAACCTTTATGGAACAACAAATATATTTCAAATATTCAAGTTACATCATCAGAGGTACTCGGTGTAGAAGATCGTGGTGGATATTATGATAAAAGTGGTGCATTAAAGGATATGGTTCAGAACCATATGTTACAAATAGTATCACTTCTTGCAATGGAGCCTCCTATTTCATTATCATCAGAAGATATTAGAAATGAAAAAGTTAAAGCGTTACGTTCTATACGTAAAATCCAACCGGAACATGTGCGCAGTTATTTTGTGCGTGGACAATATGATGCAGGTGAAATTAACGGTGAAAAAGTTAAAAAATACCGTGATGAAGATAATGTTGCACCTGATAGCAATACGCCAACGTTTGTTGCTGCAAAAGTTATGCTCGACAATTTCAGATGGGCAGGCGTTCCTTTTTATATTCGAACAGGTAAACGCATGAAAGAAAAGGAAATAAGAGTTGTTGTTGAATTTAAAGAAATGCCAATGAATTTATATTACCAGAAGGATAAAGAACTGGATTCGAACTTGCTTATCATAAATATTCAGCCAAATGAAGGAATAGAACTTCACCTTAATGCTCGTAAATATATTGAAGGCATTGATACAGAACCTGTTAAGTTATCTTATGCAATGACAACACAGGACAAAATGAATACTGTAGACGCATATGAAGGTCTTATCTATGACTGTTTAAGAGGTGACGCTACAAACTTTACGCATTGGGAAGAATTGAAAGCGACCTGGTCTTATGTTGATACTGTTGCAGAATACTGGGACAAAAATCCTGCACCATTCCCGAATTATCCTGCAGGTAGCAATGGACCGATTAAAAGTGAATTATTATTAAGTCGTGATAACTTCCATTGGTGGGACTTTTAA